Proteins encoded by one window of Pseudochaenichthys georgianus chromosome 9, fPseGeo1.2, whole genome shotgun sequence:
- the LOC117452972 gene encoding uncharacterized protein has translation MFIGFAGRLKPQPANSIKASNYMLRHIYTTMKITLRDSSPVVLTHNQCSCVAGTVLCNHTVALLFQTAHYTELNMSVVPPVHSCTESEQQWHKPRTMGVKPGPINSMVFTKPVPNRMVQTGVRSGFYRGMVGPLPDPCLFRVTEAYSAFSIEDRPLVTTMNMRPDKPLVESAFGIVQEGSVLSYQMPALTSRYTTLHTDTPPTPHLPIEGYVILPCDLPLVCSEEEQLHINSLSVDLEMSHKIEEATREQSSSSEWHLLRKPRVTASRFREICHVRGESSANSLAERILKGTRQTAEMRRGAEMEPTVAAEYSRLANVNYSPCGLVIHPSTPWLGASPDRVVFDPTEYPQFGLVEFKCPNVPNYVDCKYVQMECGSPKLKKSHAYYWQVQGQLLVSGMQWCDFVVWAQEDYLVQRIYTDPEVQRAIREKVDLFFFYTYMPKYLSLQK, from the exons ATGTTCATCGGATTTGCCGGACGACTAAAGCCCCAGCCAGCAAACTCGATAAAGGCTTCAAATTATATGCTGCGTCATATATACACAACTATGAAG ATAACGCTTCGTGACTCATCACCAGTGGTGCTCACGCACAACCAGTGCTCCTGTGTTGCAGGAACTGTTTTGTGCAATCACACAGTAGCATTGCTGTTCCAAACAGCACATTACACTGAACTGAACATGTCAGTTGTGCCACCTGTGCATAGCTGTACTGAATCGGAACAGCAATGGCACAAGCCGCGAACAATG GGTGTGAAGCCAGGGCCCATCAACTCCATGGTCTTCACCAAGCCTGTACCAAATAGGATGGTGCAGACTGGAGTAAG GAGTGGATTCTACAGAGGCATGGTGGGGCCATTACCAGATCCCTGCCTGTTCAGAGTTACGGAGGCATACTCAGCGTTCAGCATTGAAGACAGACCGCTTGTGACCACAATGAACATGAGACCTGACAAGCCCCTTGTGGAAAGTGCCTTCGGGATTGTGCAGGAGGGCAGTGTTCTGTCCTATCAGATGCCTGCTTTGACGTCTCGGTACACCACACTTCACACTGACACACCACCAACACCCCACTTGCCCATAGAGGGGTATGTGATCTTGCCATGTGATTTACCGCTGGTGTGCTCAGAAGAGGAGCAACTGCATATTAACAGCTTATCTGTTGATTTAGAAATGTCTCACAAAATTGAGGAGGCTACCCGTGAGCAAAGCTCTAGCTCAGAGTGGCATCTGCTCCGCAAACCCAGGGTTACTGCCTCTAGGTTTAGAGAGATTTGTCACGTCAGAGGTGAGAGCTCTGCTAACTCTCTTGCAGAGCGAATACTCAAAGGTACAAGGCAGACTGCAGAAATGAGGAGAggtgcagagatggagcccacaGTAGCAGCTGAATACAGTAGACTGGCAAACGTGAACTACTCCCCTTGTGGCCTTGTCATTCACCCCTCTACGCCCTGGCTTGGTGCCTCCCCTGATAGAGTTGTATTTGACCCAACAGAATATCCCCAATTTGGCCTTGTTGAATTCAAATGTCCCAATGTCCCAAATTATGTCGACTGCAAATATGTGCAGATGGAATGTGGCTCCCCTAAGCTCAAGAAAAGCCATGCCTATTACTGGCAAGTACAGGGTCAACTTCTTGTGTCTGGGATGCAGTGGTGTGACTTTGTAGTGTGGGCACAGGAGGACTACCTGGTGCAAAGAATATACACAGATCCAGAAGTGCAAAGAGCAATCAGAGAAAAAGTagacttattttttttttacacatacaTGCCGAAGTACCTGTCATTACAAAAGTAG
- the LOC117452971 gene encoding uncharacterized protein produces MSRRKIFKTEHLQRQVKNYSEHCCVPLCTASAKFNGVLSFHGFPTELELRRQWLVKIRRDNFTISSHSKVCSRHFATDQLIEPKTLDGRRRLVKGAVPTLFEWNHFTAQTPRGSVWERRERPTEPVSREEQEEHMDVRDHDYCSAPEPASLDMSSQATEDNSKTVEDLQKQLQELRVQREFCLQRFAGSDDNIRFYTRFPSYNHLMAFWFLIEPSIYKMVRVTRAISAAKRNEEVVTHARPSTRQLLQPIDEFFLFLCFLSVGLKERDLANRFNIHQSTVSRIIATWTSFLTTLLGSQCIWLTPAEVQDHLPEAFKDFPDTQVILDCTELRCQTPSSLLLQSEMYSTYKSHCTMKALVGIAPHGAVTFVSSLYGGSVSDKEIFKQSGIAALLTENMAVMVDKGFLISDCCKCKVYCPPFLSKQKQMPAYQVRETQAIARLRVHVERVIRRIKENKLFDGVILLSHAYNITQLFAVACMLSNYQNKALVKKWVK; encoded by the exons ATGAGTCGACGGAAGATTTTCAAAACGGAGCATTTGCAAAGACAAGTAAAGAACTACTCCGAGCACTGCTGTGTCCCACTTTGTACGGCATCAGCTAAATTTAACGGGGTCCTAAGTTTCCATGGCTTTCCGACCGAACTCGAGCTGCGAAGACAGTGGCTGGTTAAAATACGACGCGATAACTTCACAATCTCCTCTCACTCCAAGGTCTGCAGTCGTCACTTCGCTACGGATCAACTAATAGAGCCAAAAACCCTTGATGGCCGTAGGAGGCTTGTGAAAGGTGCTGTACCAACTTTGTTTGAGTGGAATCACTTCACTGCTCAAACACCGCGGGGTAGTGTTTGGGAGAGAAGGGAGCGGCCCACTGAACCAGTCTCTCGGGAGGAGCAGGAAGAGCACATGGATGTCCGTGACCATGATTACTGCTCAGCCCCTGAACCAGCTTCACTGGACATGTCCTCTCAAGCTACAGAAGACAACTCCAAAACAGTGGAGGATCTGCAGAAGCAACTGCAGGAGTTAAGAGTCCAGCGAGAGTTTTGCTTACAGCGGTTTGCTGGCTCCGACGACAACATCCGATTCTATACCAG ATTCCCGAGCTATAACCACCTGATGGCCTTCTGGTTTCTGATTGAGCCTTCCATTTATAAAATGGTTCGTGTCACAAGAGCGATATCAGCTGCCAAGAGGAATGAAGAAGTGGTTACACACGCACGTCCATCAACG AGACAGCTGCTTCAGCCAATTGACGAGTTCTTCCTTTTTCTCTGCTTCCTGTCGGTGGGTTTGAAAGAAAGGGACCTTGCAAACCGCTTCAACATACACCAGTCCACTGTGAGCCGCATCATTGCAACATGGACAAGTTTTCTTACAACTTTATTGGGGTCACAGTGCATCTGGCTTACACCTGCAGAAGTTCAAGACCACCTCCCAGAGGCCTTCAAAGATTTCCCAGACACACAGGTGATCCTGGATTGCACAGAGCTGAGGTGTCAAACACCATCCTCACTCCTCCTCCAAAGTGAAATGTATTCTACATACAAATCTCACTGCACCATGAAAGCCCTGGTTGGCATAGCCCCACATGGCGCAGTGACATTTGTTTCCAGTCTGTATGGTGGTTCTGTCAGCGACAAGGAGATTTTCAAACAGTCTGGAATAGCTGCGTTGTTGACTGAAAACATGGCAGTGATGGTAGATAAGGGCTTCCTGATCAGCGATTGCTGCAAATGCAAAGTGTACTGCCCACCTTTTCTGTCGAAGCAGAAGCAAATGCCGGCCTATCAGGTGAGGGAGACACAGGCCATTGCCAGACTGAGGGTTCATGTGGAACGTGTCATCAggaggataaaagagaacaaacTTTTTGATGGCGTCATCCTCCTGTCCCATGCCTACAACATCACCCAGCTGTTTGCAGTAGCATGTATGCTGTCAAActatcagaacaaagcactggtCAAGAAATGGGTGAAATAA
- the LOC117452353 gene encoding tubulin alpha-1C chain-like, translating into MRECLSIHVGQAGVQIGNSCWELYCLEHGIQPDGRKPGDQNISGGGGDDSFNTFFMETGAGKHVPRAVFVDLEPTVIDEVRTGIYRQLFHPEQLITGKEDAANNYARGHYTIGKELIDTVMDRIRKLSDQCTGLQGFLVFHSFGGGTGSGFTSLLMERLSVDYGKKSKLEFSVYPAPQVSTAVVEPYNAILTTHTTLEHSDCAFMVDNEAIYDICCRKLDIERPSYTNLNRLMSQIVSSITASLRFDGALNVDLTEFQTNLVPYPRIHFPLATYAPVISTEKAYHEQLSVAEITNSCFEPANQMVKCDPRHGKYMACCLLYRGDVVPKDVNAAIATIKTKRSIQFVDWCPTGFKVGINYEPPTVVPGGDLAKVQRALCMLSNTTAIAEAWARLDHKFDLMYAKRAFVHWYVGEGMEEGEFSEAREDMAALEKDYEEVGADSPGDDEDEEY; encoded by the exons ATG CGCGAGTGCCTCTCAATCCACGTTGGTCAGGCTGGTGTGCAGATTGGCAATTCCTGCTGGGAGCTTTACTGCCTGGAACATGGGATCCAGCCGGACGGCAGGAAGCCAGGTGACCAGAACATctcaggaggaggaggtgacGATTCCTTCAACACCTTCTTCATGGAGACTGGAGCTGGAAAGCACGTCCCCAGAGCAGTGTTTGTTGACCTGGAGCCCACTGTCATCG ATGAGGTGCGCACGGGGATTTACCGCCAGCTGTTCCACCCTGAGCAGCTGATCACTGGCAAGGAGGATGCTGCCAACAACTACGCCCGAGGACACTACACCATCGGCAAGGAGCTCATTGACACAGTGATGGACAGAATCCGAAAGCTG TCCGACCAGTGCACTGGTCTTCAGGGTTTCCTGGTGTTCCACAGCTTCGGAGGGGGCACCGGCTCTGGCTTCACCTCCCTGCTGATGGAGCGTCTGTCCGTCGACTACGGCAAGAAGTCCAAACTGGAGTTCTCCGTCTACCCGGCTCCCCAAGTGTCCACTGCTGTGGTGGAGCCCTACAACGCCATCCTGACCACGCACACCACCCTGGAGCACTCTGACTGTGCCTTCATGGTTGACAACGAGGCCATTTATGATATCTGCTGTAGAAAGCTCGATATCGAGCGTCCCTCTTACACCAACCTGAACAGGTTAATGAGTCAAATTGTGTCCTCCATCACTGCCTCCCTTCGCTTTGATGGTGCCCTCAATGTTGATCTGACAGAGTTCCAGACCAACTTGGTGCCCTATCCCCGTATCCACTTCCCTCTGGCCACCTATGCCCCTGTCATCTCCACGGAAAAAGCGTACCACGAGCAGCTCTCGGTGGCAGAAATCACTAATTCCTGCTTCGAGCCAGCCAATCAGATGGTGAAATGCGACCCACGCCACGGTAAATACATGGCCTGCTGCCTTTTGTATCGTGGTGATGTCGTTCCCAAAGACGTGAACGCTGCCATTGCCACCATCAAAACCAAGCGCTCCATCCAGTTTGTGGACTGGTGCCCCACGGGTTTCAAGGTGGGCATCAACTACGAGCCGCCCACTGTAGTTCCTGGTGGAGACCTGGCCAAGGTCCAGAGGGCTTTGTGCATGCTGAGCAACACCACTGCTATTGCAGAGGCCTGGGCTCGGCTGGACCACAAGTTTGATCTGATGTACGCTAAGCGTGCCTTTGTGCACTGGTATGTGGGTGAGGGTATGGAGGAGGGAGAGTTCTCTGAGGCCAGGGAGGACATGGCCGCTCTGGAGAAAGATTACGAGGAGGTTGGAGCTGATAGTCCGGGagatgatgaggatgaggagTATTAG